A region from the Hippoglossus hippoglossus isolate fHipHip1 chromosome 16, fHipHip1.pri, whole genome shotgun sequence genome encodes:
- the LOC117776440 gene encoding G-protein coupled receptor family C group 6 member A-like, whose translation MAWVVLVINFHITVFLFIMDTGHATENYTRRMEATAAGDIVIAGIFPIHEDAHDKKYSFKPQPQPCIRFDERRLILALAMINAIEVMNKSPLLKAVNVTLGYLIVDSCDDPSTALRAIGDFMQRDNCYTESNTSACGQPVMAVIGGSYSEVSIAIARQLTLQMIPQISYSSTAVILSDKSRFPSFLRTVPNDKHQTAAMVSLLHTYGWNWVGIVTTDGDYGRSALEHFVSQASEKGICVAFISILPQAVTSHDVCSDIGDAATTILNNPKVQVIVSFAKSTHMRYLFQELKNKTLRAGQNMESMRRVWVASDTWSSSNAKSNKVNATLRDIGYVVGFTFKSGDTSSIKDYLSRLEAAGHAFTRNNPFMKEFYWQLNASKDFEDTKLISEAVKNLRKHTHAPTIISVEMAVSAITQTVASVCRSRDCKTPGTMQPWELLKPLFSQEFKFRGKTYKFDGSGDINLGYDLKMWCSDGGNNHFTEVVAEYNLNTNNFTYTNVSTQHLQDLKDIISKCSNSCVPGEFKKTAEGQHTCCYECINCTANYYSNKTDMDQCLSCDISREWSAEGSSSCTPKVVLFFSWQDRFAVVLLTFSALGIILAVMVSALFLHQRDTPVVKAAGGPLSQVILFSLVIGYISAVLFVGRPNSFQCKARQVLFGISFTLCVSCILVKTLQILLAFQFNPALQEVLRRLFKPYVMASLCVALQVIICICWLVLKSPFHQIVMQPTTLLEECHEGSYLAFGVMLGYIAFLAFVCLICAFKGRKLPQFYNEAKFITFSMLLYLISWMLFVPVYVTTSGIYISAVEMVVILMSNYGILSCHFLPKCYVIIFKKEQNTTSAFRNNVYQYSSKTSESISVSWSSVSEKQSIGRDFICALPPSLPAAGYLGPATQHFLRRSSI comes from the exons GTTTGACGAAAGACGCCTGATTTTGGCTCTGGCTATGATCAATGCTATCGAGGTCATGAATAAGTCCCCTCTGCTCAAGGCTGTGAACGTCACTCTGGGTTACCTAATCGTGGACTCTTGCGATGATCCCAGCACAGCTCTGAGAGCCATAGGAGACTTCATGCAGCGGGACAACTGCTACACAGAGAGCAACACCTCTGCCTGTGGACAGCCAGTCATGGCTGTTATAGGTGGCTCTTACTCTGAAGTATCCATTGCCATCGCCAGGCAACTGACACTCCAGATGATTCCTCAA atcAGCTATTCATCAACTGCTGTCATTCTGAGTGATAAGAGCCGCTTCCCTTCGTTTTTGAGGACTGTTCCTAATGATAAACATCAGACAGCTGCCATGGTCAGTCTGCTCCACACCTACGGCTGGAACTGGGTCGGAATAGTTACCACAGATGGAGATTATGGCCGATCAGCTCTGGAACACTTTGTGTCCCAGGCCTCTGAAAAGGGGATCTGTGTGGCTTTCATATCGATTCTACCTCAGGCTGTGACCAGTCATGATGTCTGCTCTGATATCGGGGACGCTGCCACAACCATCCTCAACAATCCCAAGGTGCAGGTCATTGTATCATTTGCCAAGTCAACTCACATGAGGTATCTTTTCCAGGAGCTGAAGAATAAGACACTGAGAGCAGGACAGAACATGGAGTCAATGAGAAGAGTTTGGGTGGCCAGTGACACCTGGTCCTCTAGCAACGCAAAGTCAAACAAAGTCAACGCGACTCTGAGGGACATAGGATATGTTGTGGGCTTCACCTTCAAGAGTGGAGATACGTCATCAATTAAGGACTACCTGAGCAGGCTGGAGGCAGCTGGACATGCATTTACAAGGAATAACCCCTTCATGAAGGAGTTCTATTGGCAGCTAAATGCCAGTAAAGATTTTGAAGACACTAAGCTTATTTCAGAAGCTGTGAAAAATCTCAGGAAACACACTCATGCCCCCACTATCATTAGTGTTGAGATGGCTGTCAGCGCCATTACTCAGACTgtggcttctgtctgcaggagcagAGACTGCAAAACACCAGGCACAATGCAACCCTGGGAG CTGCTGAAACCTCTGTTTTCGCAAGAGTTTAAATTTCGAGGAAAAACCTATAAGTTTGACGGCAGCGGTGACATCAACCTGGGCTACGACCTGAAAATGTGGTGCTCAGATGGAGGAAATAATCATTTCACTGAGGTTGTGGCTGAATACAACCTAAACACCAACAACTTCACTTACACCAATGTGAGCACCCAGCACCTCCAGGACCTGAAG GACATCATCTCCAAGTGCTCCAATAGCTGCGTCCCTGGAGAGTTCAAAAAAACAGCCGAAGGTCAACACACCTGTTGTTATGAGTGCATCAACTGTACTGCGAACTACTACTCGAATAAAACAG ATATGGATCAGTGTCTGAGCTGTGACATAAGCAGAGAGTGGTCAGCAGAGGGCAGCTCCAGCTGCACCCCCAAAGTCGTGCTCTTCTTCTCCTGGCAGGACAGATTTGCTGTGGTGCTCCTGACCTTTTCTGCCCTGGGTATCATCCTGGCTGTGATGGTGTCAGCTCTGTTTTTACATCAGCGCGACACTCCTGTAGTGAAGGCTGCCGGAGGGCCACTGAGCCAGGTCATCTTATTCTCTCTGGTCATCGGTTACATCAGCGCCGTGCTGTTTGTCGGTCGGCCCAACAGTTTCCAGTGTAAGGCTCGACAGGTGCTCTTCGGTATCAGCTTCACTCTGTGCGTCTCCTGCATCCTGGTCAAGACCCTGCAGATCCTGCTGGCCTTCCAGTTCAACCCTGCACTGCAGGAGGTTCTGCGGAGGCTCTTCAAGCCTTACGTCATGGCCAGCCTCTGTGTGGCCTTGCAGGTGATTATTTGTATCTGCTGGCTAGTCCTCAAGAGCCCATTTCATCAAATCGTCATGCAACCAACCACTTTGCTGGAGGAGTGTCACGAGGGCTCATATTTGGCCTTCGGGGTGATGTTGGGCTACATAGCTTTCCtagcgtttgtgtgtttgatctgtGCCTTCAAAGGCCGCAAACTTCCACAGTTCTACAATGAGGCAAAGTTCATCACCTTCAGTATGCTGCTCTACCTTATCTCCTGGATGCTCTTTGTTCCTGTCTACGTTACCACCTCAGGAATTTACATTTCGGCTGTGGAGATGGTGGTCATTCTCATGTCCAACTACGGCATCCTCAGCTGCCATTTCTTACCAAAGTGCTACGTTATCATTTTCAAGAAGGAACAAAACACCACGAGTGCTTTCAGAAACAATGTGTATCAATATTCCAGCAAAACCTCTGAATCTATCTCCGTATCTTGGAGTTCAGTGTCAGAGAAACAGTCTATCGGTCGGGACTTCATCTGTGCTCTGCCACCCTCTCTACCTGCAGCTGGTTACCTAGGTCCAGCAACACAACACTTCCTCAGAAGAAGCAGCATATAA